GATCAAGAAAAAAAAGAGAGAAGCCTTCAGCATGTTTAAGAAGGACCTGAGCGTTCCCTAAGACATGGTCAATTTCTCCTCCACTCACACCTAAAACAAGGCTCGGAAGGATCTCCTTCTCCTTTGCAAAGGCGATACACTTTTCAAAATCGGTTGTGTTCTGATCATCGACCTTAATATAAGATTCATACGGCAGATAGGAGTCCCCATCGCCTACAATATAGTTGGGTTGCACACCTAATTTCTCTAGGCGATGGGCCGCCCCGTCTGCCACAATGAGGGTTGCCTCTTGGTTGATCCAAGGGATCACCCAAGGACCAAGACTCTCCCCATCAAGGAAAATGATGCTGCGGTAATTTTTAAGGAGCTTTTCTATCATGAAACTGTGCAGATGTAAAGCGGACCTTAAAGATAAGCAAAATAATCGAAAAAAAGGTCATGATGCAGTTGGTTACCCAAACCGATTGGGTCCCGGTCATCAACCCGTAAGCAACCCAGCTCACCGAACAGATCAAAAAGTTAATCAGCATCAGTAAGGAAAGCTCTTCTGCAGACTTTAAACGCCAAGTGCGATAAATTTGTGGGAGTAAAGAAATTGTAGATGTTGCCGATGCAACAAAGCCGATGACCATCAAAATCATTTTAAATTCCTCCACTAGAATTATCTAGATCAGGTTATGCGGGTTAAAGCACTACGCGTTTCTCAGCCATAAGTTGGCACCCCGATTAAAAGTCCCTTCAGAATATCATCTTGTTGTTTAAACGTCTAGGTGGAGGTCAAGAGTGACCAGGGCGTTTTCACAAAAAAGATTTGACCACTAACTTTCCCTATGAGGGATACCCCAATCCCTGCTTTCCCTGCCTACGTTCAAAATGTCCGATGGCACATGAATTTTTCGTAATTCATTGATAGTTAACATAAACAAAAAATAGGCATGGTTCAAAATATAGCATGTTGAGGTAACACTTTACCAAAATATAAGGGTCTTAT
This genomic stretch from Candidatus Neptunochlamydia vexilliferae harbors:
- a CDS encoding thiamine diphosphokinase, coding for MIEKLLKNYRSIIFLDGESLGPWVIPWINQEATLIVADGAAHRLEKLGVQPNYIVGDGDSYLPYESYIKVDDQNTTDFEKCIAFAKEKEILPSLVLGVSGGEIDHVLGNAQVLLKHAEGFSLFFLDPHAEGIKIGLPVSKQPLRSKVPKGTTLSVIPFGPARITSKGLAWEFQNQVLDLDGVLGMRNRTKSEEIEIRVEEGKALIIIEVTSFFRR
- a CDS encoding SemiSWEET family sugar transporter, giving the protein MILMVIGFVASATSTISLLPQIYRTWRLKSAEELSLLMLINFLICSVSWVAYGLMTGTQSVWVTNCIMTFFSIILLIFKVRFTSAQFHDRKAP